The proteins below come from a single Propionispora hippei DSM 15287 genomic window:
- a CDS encoding phosphate propanoyltransferase has product MEWTREEAVVEILSRLEETEANGTIPIGISNRHIHLNQADLELLFGKEHPLTVLKELSQPGQFAARETVCIAGPKGCFSNVRVLGPVRQESQIEISRHDAMALGIQPPVRVSGNLTGGASLCVSGPKGMLVMQGKVIVAKRHLHMTPADAKRFQVSDGQLIALEAGGEKQCVFRQVVVRVSDQAALEFHLDVDEANAADLKNGMTARLL; this is encoded by the coding sequence GTGGAATGGACCCGGGAGGAAGCTGTTGTAGAGATTTTGTCCCGGTTGGAAGAAACGGAAGCCAACGGAACCATACCTATCGGGATTTCCAACCGGCATATCCATTTGAATCAGGCCGACCTGGAACTGTTATTTGGCAAGGAGCATCCGTTGACGGTGCTTAAGGAGCTTAGCCAGCCAGGACAGTTCGCCGCACGGGAGACTGTCTGCATTGCCGGTCCGAAAGGCTGCTTTAGCAATGTGCGGGTATTGGGACCGGTCCGGCAAGAGAGCCAGATTGAAATCAGCCGCCATGACGCCATGGCGCTCGGCATTCAGCCGCCGGTCCGGGTATCGGGGAACTTAACAGGCGGTGCCAGCCTTTGTGTCAGCGGCCCCAAGGGCATGCTGGTCATGCAGGGCAAGGTCATTGTGGCCAAGCGCCACCTGCATATGACGCCGGCCGATGCCAAGCGTTTTCAGGTGTCCGACGGACAACTGATTGCTTTGGAAGCGGGCGGGGAAAAGCAGTGCGTGTTCCGGCAGGTGGTTGTCCGGGTCAGTGATCAGGCTGCGCTGGAATTTCATCTGGACGTGGATGAGGCCAATGCGGCCGATTTGAAAAA
- a CDS encoding BMC domain-containing protein, protein MINNALGLIEVVGKLAAVEAADVALKAANVTLLGMENATGALITVKLTGDVGAVKAAVDAARMAVGRVGTVIATQVLPRPAHGIYPLLTAEAPAGGHNEPTVMPAEEPLRQDNAEEALLPVEEPEPAAVPVPEADEPPEEAVEEEQEPVYLSAETEAEADSRATCNICHDPVCPREKGQSVKLCIHGRGK, encoded by the coding sequence ATGATTAACAACGCGCTGGGCCTGATCGAGGTGGTGGGAAAACTGGCAGCCGTTGAGGCGGCCGATGTGGCGCTAAAGGCTGCCAATGTAACGCTGCTGGGAATGGAAAATGCCACAGGCGCACTGATCACAGTCAAGCTGACCGGCGACGTCGGGGCGGTAAAAGCGGCCGTAGACGCCGCCAGGATGGCTGTCGGCCGGGTGGGAACAGTGATTGCCACGCAAGTCTTGCCGCGGCCGGCCCACGGAATTTATCCCCTGTTGACGGCGGAAGCGCCGGCAGGCGGTCATAACGAGCCGACGGTCATGCCTGCAGAAGAGCCTTTAAGACAGGACAATGCTGAGGAAGCGCTGCTACCGGTGGAGGAGCCGGAACCGGCTGCCGTACCGGTGCCGGAAGCTGACGAGCCGCCGGAGGAAGCCGTGGAAGAAGAGCAGGAACCGGTTTATCTGTCGGCTGAAACAGAAGCGGAGGCTGACAGCAGGGCTACCTGCAATATTTGTCATGATCCGGTTTGCCCGCGGGAAAAGGGGCAGTCCGTAAAGCTTTGCATACATGGGCGAGGAAAGTGA
- the pduB gene encoding propanediol utilization microcompartment protein PduB — MDSELLKKIIDSVEDTKTAPVGQTRQQGCNITEFVGSGMGDTVGLVIANLDYHLHEKMKLDPKFRSIGIVSSRTGGAPHVMSADEAVKATNTEIVSVEFCRDTKGGAGHGSTIIFASEDVSDSRRAVEILLTNLERNFGDVYGCDAGHIELHYTARASYALNKAFSAPIGKAFGITVGAPAAVGLLMADVAMKTANVDIVTYASPAVGTCFSNEIIITFSGDSGAVRQSVLAARDVGLGVLRGMGQDPQSLTKPNL; from the coding sequence ATGGATTCTGAACTTTTGAAAAAAATTATCGACTCTGTTGAGGATACCAAGACGGCCCCTGTTGGCCAGACCAGGCAGCAAGGCTGCAACATTACCGAATTTGTCGGTTCAGGCATGGGCGATACGGTTGGCCTGGTAATTGCCAATCTGGATTATCACCTGCACGAAAAAATGAAACTGGACCCCAAGTTCCGTTCTATCGGCATTGTCAGCTCCCGGACCGGCGGCGCACCGCATGTCATGTCGGCCGACGAAGCGGTCAAAGCAACCAATACCGAAATCGTGTCGGTGGAGTTTTGCCGTGACACCAAGGGCGGCGCCGGCCATGGCAGTACGATTATCTTTGCTTCGGAAGACGTGTCGGACTCGCGGCGTGCCGTAGAAATTCTGCTGACCAATCTGGAAAGAAACTTCGGCGATGTATATGGCTGTGATGCCGGTCATATCGAGCTTCATTATACCGCCCGCGCCAGCTACGCTTTAAACAAGGCATTTTCCGCACCCATCGGCAAAGCGTTCGGCATTACGGTTGGCGCCCCGGCGGCAGTGGGACTGTTGATGGCCGATGTGGCGATGAAAACAGCCAATGTGGATATTGTCACCTATGCCAGCCCGGCCGTCGGCACCTGTTTCTCCAATGAGATCATCATTACCTTCAGCGGCGATTCCGGCGCGGTACGGCAATCGGTGCTGGCTGCCCGTGATGTGGGCCTTGGCGTATTGCGCGGCATGGGTCAGGACCCGCAGTCATTGACCAAGCCTAATTTATAA
- the eutM gene encoding ethanolamine utilization microcompartment protein EutM translates to MGQEALGLVETKGLVGSIEAADAMVKAANVSLIGYEKIGSGLVTVMVRGDVGAVKAATDAGAAAAKRVGEVVSVHVIPRPHTDVEKMLPKFTKE, encoded by the coding sequence ATGGGACAGGAAGCGTTAGGTTTAGTTGAGACAAAAGGGTTAGTCGGCTCCATTGAAGCGGCAGATGCCATGGTAAAGGCGGCCAATGTATCGCTGATCGGGTACGAAAAGATTGGTTCCGGCCTCGTTACGGTTATGGTCCGCGGTGATGTAGGTGCTGTGAAGGCGGCAACCGATGCTGGCGCCGCCGCTGCCAAACGGGTTGGTGAAGTCGTTTCTGTTCATGTCATTCCAAGGCCTCATACCGATGTGGAAAAAATGCTCCCCAAATTTACTAAAGAGTAA
- a CDS encoding sensor histidine kinase, with amino-acid sequence MENALHVSIETVINVKEFNALQNELSKMVDFSVVTVDANGVPIGSLSNFTTFCQLIRSSPLGRQGCIDCDRIASLKALRVGKPLLYECHCGLKDCTAPIVVDGVYIGSVLGGQVFVREEDRSKVKLAQLAKKFNLPLADLQRTVQEIKLVSEDYLHRCLRFYAFLSNYLAESGIKKLIQEKLTRETRERLQLQKIAKEQELRRIQAQMNPHFLFNALNSIARLAILETAPQTEALIYDLSNYLRYSIKNNETTPKLSVELDSLQHYLSIQQTRFGDRMSFVVDIDPELLDWRIPSMTLQPIVENAIIHGLEDLKDGGTVKIYGTKIAGGNEMLLSVYDNGVGFPPDLIDLFNRKKEMMPSRLGLGLRNTDDRIRRLYGENYGLTIESQPMGFTCVSIRLPKQ; translated from the coding sequence ATGGAAAATGCACTTCACGTGTCTATTGAAACCGTCATCAACGTGAAAGAATTTAATGCTCTGCAAAACGAGCTATCCAAAATGGTCGACTTTTCCGTAGTCACGGTAGACGCCAACGGTGTGCCCATCGGCAGTCTTAGCAACTTTACAACCTTTTGCCAGTTAATCCGTTCCTCACCGCTGGGGCGCCAGGGCTGCATCGACTGTGACCGGATCGCCAGCCTGAAAGCGCTGCGCGTCGGCAAACCGCTGCTCTACGAATGCCATTGCGGCCTGAAAGACTGCACGGCACCGATTGTTGTGGACGGCGTATACATTGGCAGCGTGCTGGGCGGTCAGGTCTTCGTCCGCGAGGAAGACCGTTCCAAGGTAAAGCTGGCCCAATTGGCGAAAAAATTTAACCTGCCCCTGGCAGACCTGCAACGGACGGTACAGGAAATCAAACTGGTGTCGGAAGACTATCTGCATCGCTGTCTGCGCTTTTACGCTTTTTTGTCCAATTATCTGGCCGAATCGGGAATCAAAAAGCTGATTCAGGAAAAGCTGACCCGCGAGACCCGGGAACGGCTGCAGCTCCAGAAAATTGCCAAGGAACAGGAGCTGCGCCGTATCCAGGCACAGATGAATCCTCACTTTCTGTTTAACGCGCTAAACTCGATTGCCCGCCTGGCCATTCTGGAAACCGCGCCCCAGACTGAGGCGCTGATCTACGATTTGTCCAATTATCTCCGTTACAGCATAAAAAACAACGAAACGACACCGAAGCTGTCGGTCGAATTGGACAGTCTCCAACACTATTTATCCATTCAGCAAACCCGGTTCGGTGACCGGATGAGTTTTGTCGTTGACATCGACCCGGAACTGTTGGACTGGCGCATCCCCTCCATGACGCTCCAGCCCATCGTCGAAAACGCCATCATCCACGGCCTGGAAGACCTCAAGGACGGCGGCACCGTGAAAATTTACGGGACTAAAATAGCCGGCGGCAATGAAATGCTGCTTAGCGTCTATGACAACGGCGTCGGCTTCCCCCCCGACCTGATCGACCTGTTCAATCGCAAGAAAGAAATGATGCCGTCCCGGCTGGGTTTGGGCCTGCGGAATACGGATGACCGCATTCGCCGGCTTTACGGAGAAAACTATGGTCTGACCATCGAAAGCCAGCCAATGGGATTCACCTGCGTCAGCATCAGACTGCCGAAACAGTAA
- a CDS encoding response regulator transcription factor, with protein sequence MMYSLLICEDETLERVTLRKMIEQRYPHIMLLEDARTGKEAVQKAQQFKPDILLMDIKMPEMNGLDAQKQIIAFHPQIKTIIITAHDDFSYAHEAIKYRIFDFLLKPFSSAILYDCIDKILSTPSSRPPVQPAVAEEKTTIQEALDYINSHYLDNLQLTDVASRVHLSEKYFSRYFKEQIGQSFTEYVNQQKVYRAKSLLLHTSVPIYKIAMDLNFSDSAYFTKVFRKYEQLSPLEFRQKHRL encoded by the coding sequence ATGATGTACAGCCTGCTGATTTGTGAAGATGAAACGCTGGAGCGGGTTACGCTCCGCAAGATGATTGAGCAGCGGTATCCCCATATCATGCTGCTGGAAGACGCCAGGACCGGCAAGGAGGCCGTGCAAAAAGCCCAGCAATTCAAGCCCGATATTCTGCTTATGGACATCAAAATGCCGGAAATGAACGGCCTGGACGCGCAAAAGCAGATTATTGCCTTTCACCCTCAGATCAAAACGATTATTATCACCGCTCATGATGATTTTTCCTATGCTCATGAAGCCATCAAATACCGTATCTTCGACTTTCTCTTAAAGCCGTTTTCCTCCGCTATTTTATACGACTGCATTGACAAGATTCTCAGCACCCCCTCCAGCCGTCCACCGGTTCAGCCGGCCGTCGCTGAAGAAAAAACCACCATTCAGGAAGCTCTGGATTATATAAACTCCCATTACCTGGATAACCTTCAGCTTACCGATGTGGCCAGCCGCGTCCATCTTAGCGAAAAATACTTCAGCCGCTATTTCAAGGAGCAAATCGGCCAGTCCTTTACCGAATATGTCAATCAGCAGAAGGTCTACCGGGCCAAAAGCCTGCTGCTCCACACTTCGGTGCCGATTTATAAAATAGCCATGGATCTCAATTTTTCCGATTCCGCCTATTTTACCAAGGTTTTTCGTAAATACGAACAGTTGTCGCCGCTTGAATTCCGGCAAAAGCACCGGCTTTAA
- a CDS encoding TetR/AcrR family transcriptional regulator — MRNRIILATVEEINLRGFKFTMSDLTKRLSISKSSLYEHFSSKDELIATILDIVLQDLREQEEKIYNSDLPVVEKLKAALLISPKAFEPFHDRVYDDLRLTYPEEWKKVTQFRQERMNRLSDLLSQGMETAIIRPVNIKIVQQMIISTMNDLNSYRFLSENNMTYPDAMSAMLDVIIQGISVKK; from the coding sequence TTGCGTAATCGAATTATTCTGGCAACCGTAGAAGAAATTAACTTACGGGGTTTTAAATTTACAATGAGTGACCTTACTAAACGGCTAAGCATCAGCAAGTCATCGCTGTATGAACATTTTTCCTCCAAAGATGAATTGATTGCCACTATCCTGGATATTGTGTTACAGGATCTGCGCGAGCAAGAGGAAAAAATATATAACTCCGATTTGCCGGTTGTTGAAAAGTTAAAAGCCGCACTACTGATTTCACCGAAGGCGTTCGAGCCGTTTCATGACCGTGTATATGACGATTTGCGCCTAACCTATCCGGAGGAATGGAAAAAGGTGACCCAATTTCGCCAGGAACGGATGAACCGTCTGTCCGACCTCCTCTCGCAAGGAATGGAGACTGCTATTATCCGGCCGGTGAATATAAAGATCGTTCAGCAAATGATCATTAGCACCATGAATGACTTGAACAGTTACCGTTTTCTCAGTGAAAACAACATGACCTATCCGGATGCCATGTCGGCGATGCTGGATGTAATCATTCAAGGAATTTCCGTAAAAAAATAA
- a CDS encoding HlyD family secretion protein — protein sequence MSLINIRHNLSWNWPIYILLSVVLIPMLTGCGNSMANTEIWGRAEAKEVDINSKIPGRVVSLLVKEGDKVSQGQLLARIDNRDIVAQVGQAKANINALQAQTAQAATVTILQDQTSKAALHTAQAQLEKAQSDLALAESDYDRYSELLESGAISKQLFDTYRTKYQVAQAAYSQAQAGLKAAQAGLLQTDVNTANEATMHSKVAQAQATLQQVEVSLDETEIRAPFDGIITAKYVEEGAMVSQGMPLVAIQDPLDNWVNLKVKETDLSRYSVQQQVKVQGRDSNLILDGTVVDISKKAEFATYRATNERGDNDIITFNVKIQVNSDKIRPGMRFKLMDGVN from the coding sequence ATGTCCCTAATCAACATCAGGCACAACCTTTCTTGGAATTGGCCAATCTATATCCTATTATCAGTTGTATTGATCCCCATGCTGACCGGCTGCGGAAACAGCATGGCAAATACCGAAATATGGGGCAGGGCTGAAGCCAAGGAGGTCGATATTAACTCAAAAATACCGGGCCGCGTCGTCAGCCTGCTTGTAAAAGAAGGCGACAAAGTAAGCCAAGGACAGCTTTTGGCGCGTATTGACAACCGGGATATTGTCGCCCAAGTCGGTCAGGCAAAAGCCAATATCAATGCGTTACAGGCCCAAACAGCCCAGGCAGCCACCGTTACCATACTGCAGGATCAAACATCCAAAGCCGCCCTGCATACCGCACAGGCCCAGTTAGAAAAAGCCCAGTCCGATTTAGCGTTAGCTGAAAGTGATTATGACCGGTACAGTGAACTGCTGGAATCAGGTGCCATTTCCAAGCAATTATTTGATACGTACCGGACTAAATATCAGGTGGCTCAGGCTGCCTACAGTCAGGCCCAGGCCGGTTTAAAGGCGGCTCAGGCCGGACTGTTGCAAACCGATGTAAATACGGCCAACGAAGCCACCATGCACAGCAAAGTGGCCCAGGCGCAAGCTACCTTGCAGCAGGTGGAGGTATCTCTGGACGAAACGGAAATACGGGCTCCCTTTGACGGCATCATAACCGCCAAGTATGTAGAGGAAGGAGCCATGGTATCTCAGGGTATGCCCTTAGTCGCCATCCAGGACCCATTGGACAACTGGGTCAATTTAAAAGTAAAGGAGACTGACCTTTCCCGCTACTCTGTTCAGCAGCAGGTTAAGGTCCAGGGCCGGGACAGCAATCTTATCTTAGACGGGACCGTCGTCGATATTAGCAAAAAGGCAGAATTTGCCACCTACCGGGCCACCAACGAACGCGGCGACAACGATATTATTACCTTTAATGTCAAGATCCAGGTCAATTCCGATAAAATCCGCCCCGGCATGCGCTTCAAATTGATGGACGGTGTCAACTGA
- a CDS encoding ABC transporter permease, which yields MRLKDVLLLELRRLFAPTAPTALLLVGLPLLYTILFGFTYSNNVVKYIPTVIYDQDQTTVSRSLTQAYMDSERYNVIAQVTTQEEMERWLREDKALVAVSIPAKFSQQIKLGMASEILIETNSTNVMFANAVISSSQEIIQTLSAATGQKLQESLNQLPAPALRTTAPVKMGVRIINNPTTSYTNFMLPGLAANGLQIAILLVAGPLIAREYGRLSRWRQTSASTLVLGKLLPVWGCATAAFVLCLAIMNVGFGVPVRTNTLNLLLLVSAFTFLVINLSFFFSAITSSEVAALQVPLLYIMPGLLYSGLSWPSLAMNEVARFFSSLMPLTYMADTLRDLLLAGYSPFLLSNSLSMFAGGLGLQLTTLLVFTLRRKKFELQTAKEVSP from the coding sequence ATGAGACTAAAAGATGTGCTGCTGCTGGAACTGCGCAGGCTCTTTGCTCCTACAGCCCCTACCGCTTTGCTGCTTGTTGGCCTGCCTCTTCTGTATACCATCCTGTTTGGCTTCACTTACAGCAACAATGTCGTTAAATATATCCCCACCGTCATCTACGACCAGGATCAGACAACGGTCAGCCGTTCTTTAACCCAGGCGTATATGGACTCCGAACGTTATAACGTTATTGCCCAGGTTACCACGCAGGAAGAAATGGAACGCTGGCTCCGGGAAGATAAGGCGTTGGTTGCCGTCTCTATTCCAGCCAAGTTCAGCCAGCAAATCAAGCTGGGCATGGCCTCCGAAATTCTCATTGAAACAAACTCGACCAACGTAATGTTTGCCAATGCCGTGATTTCCTCCAGTCAGGAGATTATACAGACCTTGTCGGCAGCCACCGGCCAGAAACTGCAGGAATCACTCAACCAGCTGCCGGCGCCGGCCCTGCGGACTACCGCTCCGGTTAAAATGGGGGTCAGAATTATTAACAACCCGACTACCTCCTACACCAATTTTATGCTTCCCGGTTTAGCGGCTAACGGCTTGCAGATCGCCATCCTGTTGGTGGCAGGCCCGCTTATCGCCCGGGAATATGGCCGGCTCTCACGCTGGCGGCAGACCTCCGCATCAACGCTTGTCCTCGGCAAGCTGTTACCTGTCTGGGGCTGCGCCACAGCAGCCTTTGTCCTCTGCCTGGCTATCATGAATGTAGGCTTCGGGGTGCCTGTTCGCACAAATACGCTAAACCTCCTGCTCCTGGTCAGTGCGTTTACCTTTCTCGTCATTAATCTCAGCTTTTTCTTTTCGGCCATTACCAGCAGTGAAGTTGCCGCTCTGCAGGTACCGCTGCTTTATATCATGCCCGGACTGTTATACAGCGGCCTCAGTTGGCCTTCTTTGGCTATGAATGAGGTGGCGCGATTTTTTTCCTCGCTCATGCCGCTCACTTATATGGCAGATACACTGCGTGATTTATTATTAGCAGGCTACTCACCATTCCTGCTGTCAAACAGTCTTAGCATGTTTGCCGGCGGCCTCGGCCTACAGCTAACCACCCTGCTGGTGTTTACCCTTCGCCGGAAAAAGTTTGAGCTGCAAACCGCAAAGGAGGTTTCCCCATGA
- a CDS encoding ABC transporter permease, which produces MNWRQICKREIGQLFITDRRRAVFLFGASLAYLILFSLLYSTHTIKAVPLIVCDEDQTQFSRTLIQAFDDSERFQIVDYASTQTEMEQALQEKEGYAAVHIPRKFAQDAKAGRSSTVLLMADGANILIANTVTTAAQEIIAAFSQETGTRLTETNAGQMPAMAENKTAPVEFRLRVLNNPTQSYLYFFVLGLSMAAFQQGIFLAIGASIQNEYRHSEELSQAHPLSILTGKLLPYWISATLTFFLTILAAIYFFSIPGRASLPSLLLLSSTFNFAAVSLGAFLASLCQSELTFTRLSIAYTVPAFVLSGYTWPLDAMDRAGRLISYTFPLSYFSNTLRELLLAGYSPVLYQNSVILLLIGTGLFSMTIMCFSHKIKAVHNKAGVPHQP; this is translated from the coding sequence ATGAATTGGCGGCAGATATGTAAACGGGAAATCGGTCAATTGTTTATTACAGACCGCCGGCGAGCCGTTTTCCTGTTCGGTGCATCCCTGGCCTATCTGATTTTATTCAGTCTATTATATAGTACCCACACGATAAAAGCGGTGCCTTTGATTGTCTGCGATGAAGATCAAACGCAATTCAGTCGCACACTGATTCAGGCTTTTGACGACTCCGAGCGCTTTCAAATCGTCGATTATGCCTCAACGCAGACCGAGATGGAACAGGCACTGCAGGAAAAGGAAGGATACGCTGCCGTACATATACCCAGGAAATTTGCTCAGGATGCCAAAGCCGGGCGCTCTTCCACAGTTCTTCTAATGGCTGACGGCGCCAATATTCTTATCGCCAATACGGTAACCACAGCCGCCCAGGAGATTATTGCGGCCTTTTCCCAGGAAACAGGCACCAGGTTAACGGAAACAAACGCCGGCCAAATGCCTGCTATGGCCGAGAACAAGACCGCTCCGGTTGAGTTCCGGTTACGGGTACTAAACAATCCGACGCAAAGCTATCTCTACTTCTTTGTTCTGGGCCTGTCGATGGCCGCTTTTCAACAAGGTATCTTCCTGGCAATCGGGGCCAGCATCCAGAACGAATACCGTCATTCGGAGGAATTAAGCCAGGCGCACCCGCTAAGTATTCTGACAGGAAAATTATTGCCCTATTGGATTTCAGCCACCCTGACCTTTTTTCTTACCATATTAGCAGCCATATACTTTTTTAGCATTCCCGGCCGAGCCTCCCTTCCCAGTTTATTATTGCTCTCTTCTACTTTTAATTTTGCCGCCGTCTCTTTGGGAGCTTTCCTTGCTTCCCTCTGCCAGTCCGAACTGACCTTTACCAGGCTATCCATCGCTTACACCGTCCCGGCCTTTGTATTATCAGGCTACACCTGGCCGCTGGATGCTATGGATAGAGCCGGAAGGCTTATCTCTTATACCTTCCCCCTATCTTATTTTTCCAACACCCTTCGCGAGCTGCTGCTTGCCGGCTATTCACCGGTTCTTTACCAAAACAGTGTGATTTTACTCCTGATAGGAACCGGCCTCTTCAGTATGACAATCATGTGCTTTTCCCACAAAATAAAAGCTGTCCATAACAAGGCAGGAGTACCTCATCAACCCTAA
- a CDS encoding TetR/AcrR family transcriptional regulator: MEDVKLSILSAAKIRFSRFGFQKTTINEICRDCRISKRTLYQQFPSKEELFMCLITHELETLKTRVLTQTQKLALPVYQLSQLLQTVGAYFYENRSLLSATIKQENSLPSPGQTNRFQTAVEKEISALIAKVILEGKQQRQFRNIDEHFVACIGFNLLQSLFITNKVLTCSDKTAVNEYTREFIDLFVNGITNEAPFSKHGHPKIDSNI; encoded by the coding sequence ATGGAAGATGTAAAGCTTTCAATTCTCTCAGCTGCCAAAATTCGCTTCTCCCGCTTCGGCTTTCAAAAAACCACGATAAACGAAATATGTCGTGACTGCCGGATTTCCAAGAGAACACTATATCAACAGTTTCCTAGCAAGGAAGAACTATTTATGTGTTTGATCACTCATGAATTAGAAACGCTTAAGACTAGGGTCTTGACTCAAACACAAAAGCTCGCTCTTCCTGTCTATCAGCTATCGCAACTATTGCAAACTGTCGGTGCTTATTTTTATGAGAACCGGTCTCTATTATCTGCAACTATAAAACAAGAGAATAGCCTTCCTTCCCCCGGACAAACAAACCGGTTTCAAACTGCCGTGGAAAAAGAAATAAGCGCTCTTATCGCCAAAGTAATCCTGGAAGGCAAACAGCAACGTCAGTTTCGTAATATAGACGAACATTTCGTTGCCTGTATCGGATTTAATTTATTGCAATCCTTATTTATCACTAATAAAGTGTTAACTTGCTCTGATAAAACCGCAGTTAACGAATACACCCGTGAGTTTATTGACCTATTTGTTAATGGCATTACAAATGAAGCTCCATTTTCTAAACACGGGCACCCTAAAATCGACAGCAATATATAA